In the genome of Populus alba chromosome 11, ASM523922v2, whole genome shotgun sequence, one region contains:
- the LOC118035684 gene encoding kinesin-like protein KIN-14Q, with protein sequence MEGSNSTNEQPPHWHDPLLLTDVHHQQQQQHNTSPLSSSSKTGLISSKSQTLAMVDSDSNEDMCWQESQSVESITMKKLIDRVENDAIDGRSMLGFSLTSPDLVICAGSPDISRTGYGDSPELLDDNKCSIELSLENGIDGSDMKDSIKTPCVKFSSVFQTFNKELSPESSFELLPQQEKEEKLVKDFVPGVCINAGCTDRAVVFGGVEFLGDDSFLGGDTVRTDATIGDGQDGDLSLYQTARYGNFSYCFRALEPGNYDVSLHLAEIVFTDGPPGLRVFDVFVQEKKVMSCLDIYAQVGANKPLVVSGLKAFVEGDEGLLIRFEGVMGKPIVCGISVTKDFSANTGEARLLKPIGMSQVAECDSPKELGHLEVEGDYQKLLRDHEFQRRELTEMRRAMDELKRENRLKSRECQDALKSLQELQNELMRKSMHVGSLAFAIEGQVKEKSRWFTSLRDLTRKLKIMKMEHIKLSEEALAYKNCLVDMDEIRSTILSKMKQQVDLHEDLKIKFVEGAKERKELYNKVLELKGNIRVFCRCRPLRSEEVAAGALMTIDFESAKDGELTVMSNGLPKKTFKFDAVFGPQANQADVFEDTAPFASSVLDGYNVCIFAYGQTGTGKTFTMEGTEEDRGVNFRTLEQVFHMIKEREKLFRYDVSVSVLEVYNEQIQDLLVSDSQPGVAAKRLEIRQAGDGLHHVPGLVEAKVHNMSEVWQVLRTGSNARAVGSTNANEHSSRSHCIHCVMVKGENLLNGECTKSKLWLVDLAGSERIAKTEVQGERLKETQNINKSLSALGDVISALATKSPHIPFRNSKLTHLLQDSLGGDSKTLMFLQISPNENDLGETLCSLNFASRVRGIELGPAKRQLDNAELLRYKQMVEKSKQDLKSKDVQIKKLEDTINGLDLKTKEKDFKYKTLQDKVKELEAQLLVERKLARQHVDTKIAEQQQQQQTKQQQDEQIIAPPRPPLANRILGSNKNFDEPVNGALNKEQINLTLPPIGNTSYKSTIPLPSTEGVVKLTDSTEKENNPAMADQPRLLKRTGRASICTTARRVLAAPAPRRNSMIPLPSVPSIPSSFPLCQVDMKEDSEGSETNCFPEQTQCDSPREIRYGSKRISTMLKRSLQKKVNMKSPLQQHMRRGGINVGMEKVRVSIGSRGRTAHRVLLGNGRRTGMRETQQKQMLGEKERRWNSGTVARTPI encoded by the exons ATGGAAGGTAGTAATAGTACTAATGAACAACCTCCTCATTGGCATGACCCCCTTCTCCTGACTGATGTAcaccaccaacaacaacaacaacataatACCAGCCCTCTCTCTAGCTCTTCAA agACTGGACTCATTTCTTCGAAGTCTCAAACTTTGGCCATGGTAGATTCAGATTCAAATGAAG ATATGTGTTGGCAAGAAAGCCAAAGCGTAGAATCAATTACTATGAAAAAACTGATAGACCGAGTTGAGAATGATGCGATTGATG GTAGGTCCATGTTAGGGTTTTCATTAACATCTCCTGATCTGGTCATCTGTGCTGGTTCACCTGATATATCCAGAACTGGATATGGAGATTCTCCTGAATTATTGGATGACAACAAGTGTTCAATTGAGCTTTCTCTGGAGAATGGTATTGATGGGTCTGATATGAAAGACTCTATTAAGACTCCATGTGTAaagttttcttctgtttttcaaACATTCAACAAAGAGTTGTCTCCTGAATCTTCGTTTGAGCTCCTTCCAcagcaagaaaaagaagagaaattggtGAAAGATTTTGTTCCTGGTGTGTGCATTAATGCAGGATGCACTGATAGGGCTGTGGTTTTTGGGGGTGTAGAGTTTTTAGGGGATGATTCTTTTCTGGGTGGTGATACTGTAAGGACTGATGCTACAATTGGGGATGGACAGGATGGGGATCTTTCTCTTTACCAAACAGCACGGTATGGTAACTTCTCGTATTGTTTTCGGGCGCTAGAGCCTGGGAATTATGATGTGAGTCTGCACCTTGCAGAAATTGTATTCACTGATGGCCCTCCTGGGCTAAGAgtatttgatgtttttgtacAAGAGAAGAAG GTTATGTCATGCCTCGACATATATGCACAAGTAGGCGCAAATAAACCTCTGGTTGTATCTGGCCTTAAAGCTTTCGTAGAGGGTGATGAGGGCTTATTGATTAGATTTGAAGGAGTGATGGGAAAACCGATTGTATGTGGCATTTCTGTTACAAAAGATTTTTCTGCTA ATACTGGAGAAGCTAGATTACTAAAACCTATAGGAATGTCTCAAGTAGCGGAGTGCGATTCACCCAAA GAATTAGGTCACCTTGAGGTGGAAGGGGATTATCAGAAGCTACTGAGAGATCACGAGTTTCAGAGAAGGGAATTAACAGAGATGAGGAGGGCAATGGATGAACTTAAGAGGGAAAACCGACTTAAGAGCAGGGAATGCCAAGATGCTCTGAAGTCATTACAGGAGCTCCAAAATGAGCTCATGCGCAAGTCGATGCATGTTGGGTCCTTGG CCTTTGCCATTGAGGGACAAGTGAAAGAGAAGAGTAGGTGGTTCACATCATTGAGAGACTTGACAAGAAAACTGAAG ATTATGAAAATGGAGCACATCAAGCTATCAGAGGAGGCACTGGCATACAAGAATTGCCTTGTAGATATGGACGAGATAAGGTCTACTATTCTGTCCAAAA TGAAGCAGCAAGTAGATTTGCATGAGGATCTAAAGATTAAATTTGTTGAAGGAGCCAAGGAGAGAAAGGAACTGTACAATAAGGTTCTAGAGTTGAAAG GAAACATTAGGGTGTTTTGCCGGTGTCGGCCTCTAAGATCCGAAGAAGTTGCAGCCGGAGCTTTAATGACTATTGATTTTGAATCTGCTAAAGATGGTGAGCTAACTGTTATGTCAAATGGACTTCCAAAAAAGACCTTCAAGTTTGATGCTGTTTTTGGCCCCCAAGCAAACCAAG CTGATGTTTTTGAAGACACTGCTCCATTTGCAAGCTCGGTCTTGGATGGGTACAACGTCTGTATTTTTGCATATGGACAGACAGGGACTGGAAAAACTTTTACAATGGAGGGTACAGAAGAAGATCGTGGAGTAAATTTTAGGACTCTTGAGCAAGTTTTTCATATGAttaaggagagagagaagctaTTTCGATATGATGTATCTGTAAGCGTTCTTGAAGTTTATAATGAGCAAATACAAGATTTGCTGGTGTCAGACTCTCAGCCAGGAGTGGCTGCGAAGAG GCTAGAAATAAGACAAGCTGGTGATGGACTACATCATGTTCCTGGGCTGGTTGAGGCAAAGGTACACAACATGAGTGAGGTTTGGCAAGTTCTAAGAACTGGTAGTAATGCAAGGGCAGTTGGCTCTACCAATGCTAATGAGCACAGCAGCCGATCTCACTG CATACACTGTGTTATGGTGAAGGGAGAGAATTTATTGAACGGGGAATGCACAAAGAGCAAGTTATGGTTGGTTGACCTAGCAGGAAGTGAGAGGATAGCGAAGACAGAAGTGCAAGGAGAGCGGTTGAAGGAaactcaaaatattaataaatcattatCTGCACTTGGTGATGTCATATCTGCTCTCGCAACTAAAAGCCCTCACATCCCATTCAg AAATTCAAAGCTCACGCACCTTCTTCAAGACTCCCTAG GAGGAGATTCAAAGACACTCATGTTTCTACAGATCAGCCCTAATGAGAATGACCTAGGTGAGACTCTATGCTCGCTCAATTTTGCAAGCAGAGTTAGAGGGATAGAGTTGGGGCCTGCAAAGAGACAGTTGGACAATGCTGAACTTCTGAGATACAAGCAGATG GTTGAGAAATCGAAGCAAGATTTGAAAAGCAAAGATGTGCAAATAAAGAAGTTGGAGGATACAATCAATGGACTGGACTtgaagacaaaagaaaaggactttAAATATAAGACCTTGCAAGATAAG GTAAAGGAGCTTGAGGCACAGCTCCTAGTTGAAAGGAAGCTGGCACGCCAGCATGTGGACACAAAGATTGCCGAgcaacagcagcaacagcaaACGAAACAGCAGCAAGATGAGCAAATTATTGCACCACCTAGGCCTCCGCTTGCAAATCGAATATTAGGGAGTAACAAGAATTTTGATGAACCTGTGAATGGTGCGTTGAACAAAGAACAGATAAATCTGACTCTGCCACCAATTGGGAACACCAGTTACAAATCCACAATCCCCCTTCCCTCCACAGAGGGGGTTGTCAAGTTGACTGACTCtactgaaaaagaaaacaaccctGCCATGGCTGATCAACCACGATTGCTGAAGAGGACTGGCAGAGCCTCAATTTGTACAACAGCAAGACGCGTCCTAGCAGCCCCAGCTCCAAGGCGGAACTCAATGATTCCACTCCCAAGTGTACCGAGTATACCAAGTTCATTTCCATTATGTCAAGTGGATATGAAAGAAGATTCTGAAGGATCTGAAACAAACTGTTTTCCTGAGCAGACACAATGCGACAGCCCTAGAGAAATCAGATATGGCTCCAAGCGGATAAGCACCATGTTGAAACGAAGTCTTCAAAAGAAAGTTAACATGAAGTCCCCACTGCAGCAACATATGAGAAGAGGTGGTATAAATGTCGGGATGGAGAAGGTTAGAGTATCTATTGGAAGTCGAGGCAGGACCGCACATCGGGTATTGCTAGGAAATGGTAGAAGAACAGGAATGAGGGAAACTCAGCAGAAGCAGATGCTaggagagaaggaaaggagGTGGAATAGTGGAACAGTGGCAAGAACTCCAATCTAA